TAACGAACAGAGCAGAGGGCTTGGCCAGGCAGAGTAGTATGTTGTGACACCAACCCACGTTAGTCCAGGATAGGAGACCAGGAGACTTGATCTAATGTGCTGATGACAACATGATTTATCCCCTCCTCAATGTCCAGTCACACACTGCCTGCACACAGCCAGTAGTCCTATACATCAACAGAAAAGTGGCTCCTTTGCAGGGCCCCAGTATTACATCACATTACAACCTGGCTGTGTGCCTACAGTTACCGTAAGTGGTATGGGTTGGTGCTCACTTCTGTTGTTAAAGCTTCTCCTGGAACCTTCACTATTTGTTTCAACACCCTACTCGATAGACTGCAATAGGTGGGTCAATGTTGAGAATTCTTCTAAACCTGACAAGCAACAGTAACTTGGTTCCAGAGAGAATATGCCAATGTAAACTGTCAGAGCCATAGAGAAGTCTCTTGATGAACTACAGTTGGAAAGCAGCCTCGGCTCTGCCAGCATGGATCACCCCTCTGCCAACCCATGGCACTGAGAACATCTTTATGGAATCCATGGATTTTCCTCCAGGAAAAACTCAACTGGATTTGGTTGATTGCTGTTATTCTTTCTCCGTCTTTAAATGTTTTGTGATCATGATGAATTCATTTAAACACAATTTAGGCGATATTGATACACCTTAAAGCGATCCAAAGTTCACAAATATATAATTTGATTTCATGTTTCAGACATTAGAAATAATCTATTCATGATCTGCTCCATTATGTGATTACATTTCAATGAGGCATTCAGATGGTAACTCTTTTCCTTGGTAAGTCTATTCTAAACAAACACTCCTGTTCATTTCCATGAATACGtgcttatacactgagtgtacaaaacattatattGAGTTGCACGCCCTTTtccccacagaacagcctcaatttgtcggggcatgtactctacaaggtgtcgaaagcgttcctcagggatgctggcccatgttgactccaatgctcccACAGttgttggatgtcctttggtggaagaccattcttgatacacacgggaaactgttgagcatgaaacaccagcagcattgcagttcttgacacaaaccagtgggcctggcacctactaccataccctgttcaaaggcacttcaaccttttgtcttgcccattcaccctctgaatggcacacatacacaatctatgtctcaaaaatatccatctttaacctgtctcctccccttcatctacactgattgaagtggatttaacaagttacttcaataagggatcatagctttcacttggattcacctggtcagtctgtcatggaaagagcagaagttcttaatgttttgtacactcagtctatGTCCACATGCAACACAGGACACAAAATTTATTTTAAATTCTAATGCAGATATTGCCTTGATGATCCGTGTGGGATTTTCCACATACTTTGTAAGTATGACTTTTTTCAGGTTAATTGATTACCTTATATATGAACTGGGTACTATtaggagatttgtataaaccttgttgtctgtctctctgacatttgcaacactgtttcaatattcaaattcgatcttcAGCTGTCCTATAGTAATGAACATGTCGGGAGtcaggacgagacagacagacaggcagcgtttctcagccagtcgaaatcatgaatcagctttgtgtcgggactatattttgtggaaggatgaaatagtatgaataaattcatcaaaataaagtttttaattaaaatatgttggtaacccattgtataaatgtgataatgccctcgaagcacGCTTTGCCGGCACTCGAACcggtgccaatatatcctccaaactcTGGcatctcgggcattatcacttaaataagtCTCACACAAACAATTTGGTGTGGCAGGCTGAGCAGTAGGGTTTCCCTGCCTGCTCCTTGAACACCCCCTGGCTGAGTTTACGCAGACAGAAGGCACACACAAAGTGCTCAGGGTGGAACTTGCGCTCCAAAGCAGAGATGCAGCGGCCAGAGATGGGCTCTCCACAGCCCCCACACAGTGTTCCTTGTCGGGAGTGGAAGTGCAGAGAGCACAGGGGACGACCATCCAGCTCCAGGAAACAACCATCGTTGAAGGGCTTCAGACAGtcctggagagatggagagaaggagaaagagagcacTTATTCTATCTACTTGATATAGTAGGCCTACTCTTTATTGGAGGTTGAGTAGGATTCTGATAATATCAGCACAATGTTGTATTGTGGCTGTTGGCTGTTGTTTCGAAGCCATGTGCGTGATCTGTGGTGAGCGACTCACTGAGCAGACGAAGCAGTTGGGATGCCAGGTGCCGTTGGCTGCAGTCAGGTAGTTCTCTCTCACAGGGTCTCCACAACCAGTGCACTTTGGAGCAAAGAGATGGTAAAAGTCTCTGTGGCAGTACGGCTTCCCGTCCTTCTCCAGAAAACCTATGGCACATCAAAGGACACACACGCAAAGAGAGGAGTGTTCTCAGTCACACTGTGGTCTAGATCATATGTTACCCTATAGGGAACAGTAGTAGTTGTGGTGCCATCTGTCAGGCAGATAGATGTGTGCTCCTTCACCTTCAGCCCCAAAGAGCTCCCCACAATGGGAACAGAAGAAGTGCTCAGGGTGCCAGGTGCGGTCCATCGCTGTCAGGATGTTCTGagagagaggacaaagagcccAGCATGCGGTGAGGTAAACCCAACGACAACAGATCTAGAGAGGTGGTGAGTTGGTTTTGTGCAGTGTTAAATAATGGTGATAATACAGTCCAATCCAAAGAGAAGGAGTGTACCTGCAGAATGGGGCCCTTGCAGTAACCACAGCGAGGGGAGAAGAGATGCTGGTAGTCTTTCTCACAGTAGgccttcccctccctctcaaAGAAGCCACTAGTCCCCAGCTCAGCCTGACACTCCACACAAACAAAGTGTTCTGGGTGCCACACCTGGCCCAGGGCTGTGATCATCTGCCGAATAAAATAAAATGGTAAGAAGAAAAATATACTTTGTTTCATGTACTGGCCATGGTTCTTTTGATTGATCATCTTCGCCTATACTGTTATTTTGAAATCAAGCTTTTGTCTGGTTTTTGACAGTTCAAGCTGTTTACCTTTCCCACAATGACCTTGCCACAGGAAGCACAGTGGCCCTTCGCCACCGTTCGTACACCCATCTTCTCCATATCAGAGCTCAGGCCTCCCAGAAGGTCATCTATGGCGTCCgtttttctctgtgttgatgCTTTGCGCTCCAGATCATAAGTCTTAGGACTGTTGGTGCTCTCCTGTTTCACTTGTGTGTCCtccttttctttcttttctccaACCTGGTTCTTTTTGACTGATTTCTGGACAAGTGGTGGTGGggttgagggaggaggagggtctGGGAGCTAAAGATGAGAAAAAGCTGTGTGTCCTCAAAACAGAATTGCATCCT
This genomic interval from Salvelinus alpinus chromosome 6, SLU_Salpinus.1, whole genome shotgun sequence contains the following:
- the LOC139578393 gene encoding leupaxin-like isoform X1, translated to MDELDLILEELAFNLAGPESATQKKENDTANTYGQVSKVCPVGLPPKKENKTDSTNVYSELPAPVDAGLLSPCSATRELDSIMEDLLFGLEMGLPDPPPPSTPPPLVQKSVKKNQVGEKKEKEDTQVKQESTNSPKTYDLERKASTQRKTDAIDDLLGGLSSDMEKMGVRTVAKGHCASCGKVIVGKMITALGQVWHPEHFVCVECQAELGTSGFFEREGKAYCEKDYQHLFSPRCGYCKGPILQNILTAMDRTWHPEHFFCSHCGELFGAEGFLEKDGKPYCHRDFYHLFAPKCTGCGDPVRENYLTAANGTWHPNCFVCSDCLKPFNDGCFLELDGRPLCSLHFHSRQGTLCGGCGEPISGRCISALERKFHPEHFVCAFCLRKLSQGVFKEQAGKPYCSACHTKLFV
- the LOC139578393 gene encoding leupaxin-like isoform X2, with protein sequence MEDLLFGLEMGLPDPPPPSTPPPLVQKSVKKNQVGEKKEKEDTQVKQESTNSPKTYDLERKASTQRKTDAIDDLLGGLSSDMEKMGVRTVAKGHCASCGKVIVGKMITALGQVWHPEHFVCVECQAELGTSGFFEREGKAYCEKDYQHLFSPRCGYCKGPILQNILTAMDRTWHPEHFFCSHCGELFGAEGFLEKDGKPYCHRDFYHLFAPKCTGCGDPVRENYLTAANGTWHPNCFVCSDCLKPFNDGCFLELDGRPLCSLHFHSRQGTLCGGCGEPISGRCISALERKFHPEHFVCAFCLRKLSQGVFKEQAGKPYCSACHTKLFV